The sequence GCTTCAGGCAGGGGACCTCGGCGTCAATGACGTCGTCGGCGAGCAGCACGGCGAAGGGTTCGTAGCCGACGAGTTCGCGCGCCATCAGCACCGCGTGCCCCAGTCCCATCGCTTCCTTCTGACGCACGTAGGCGACGTGAATCATGTCGGAAATGTGGCGCACCACCGCCAGCAGTTCGGTCTTGCCGCGCTCCTCCAGCATTTTTTCCAGCTCGTAGCTGACGTCGAAATGGTCCTCGATGGCGCTCTTGCCGCGGCCGGTAACGATGATGATCTGGTCGCAGCCGGACGCCATCGCTTCCTCGACGCCGTACTGGATGATGGGCTTATCCACCAGCGGCAGCATTTCCTTCGGTTGCGCCTTGGTGGCGGGAAGAAAACGCGTGCCCAGGCCAGCAGCCGGGAACACCGCCTTACGGACTTTCATCTTCATGAGGACGCTCGCATCATGGGTGACAACACGCCAAACCGGATAAGGTAGCACAACGAAGCGCGGCGCTTTCCCGATTTCCTCTGCCGTCCACAGCAAATTCACTTCACTCGCACTCTCCCCGGTGCGCGTTACCATGAATTGCTCTTGCGCCCAACTCCGTCTTGTCGCAATGTATCTGCCGAGCCCCATGGACACCACCAAGCTGTGCCCGGTGTGCGCCGACACCGGTTGGAAGGCCATCGGCGCAGGCCGCGATCGCCGCGTCACCCGTTGTGACTGTCGCCGTCAGGAGCGCAATCAGAACCTGCTCCAGCAGGCGCGCATCCCCAAACGCTACGAACACTGTGAACTGTCCAACTTCGTCGCGCATAATCCCTTGCTGGCGAGGGCGAAGAAAGTTGCTGAGAAGTTCGTGGAATCTTATCCGGTCGAGAAGATGGGATTGCTATTGATTGGTCCTATCGGTGTCGGCAAGACTCACCTCGCCGCTGGAATCGCGCGCGAGTTGATACTGACCAAGGGAATTCAGTGCGTATTCTGCGATTACCGTGTACTACTGAAGCAAATCCAAGACACCTACGGACCACAATCGCAACAGAGTGAATTGCAAGTCTTGCAACCGCTGCTCGATACGGAAGTCTTGGTGCTGGATGAACTTGGGGCTTTGACGCCAACTGAGTGGGTACAAGAAACAGTTACTCGTATCATCAACGCTCGTTATAGCGATGCTAAGACAACCATCGTAACCACCAATTTCGCCGATGCACCTCCTGCCAAATCTCCGATTGAAGCCCATCCGGACCAGAGCCGCGCCAAACAAGCAAATGTTGAGGAAACTCTGGGCGACCGGGTAGGAGAGAGGGTACGTTCCCGCCTGCATGAGATGTGTCTATCCGTACCAATGAACGGCGATGACTACCGGCCTAGGAAGGGCAAACCGTAGGACATGGAAGAACCGTTGCCCAAGCTGAGTTGGTTCCCACTGTACGTGGAAAAGATTCTCAGCTCCAGTTCGTGGCTTCAGATGAAAGACTACCAGCGGGGCTGGTACATTCAGTTGCTGCTGTTGTCGGCACACTCGGTACGACCGGGGTATTTGCCTCTCGACGGGTCACTGTGGCGGCTTGCGGGTGCGCGCACGAAACAGTACTTCGAACAGGAGTCTGTGGTCGTGATGGCTTGCTTCAAGCGTCGGCAGATGGACGGGCGAGAATGGATCTACAACGAGCGTTTGGTCAGGGTGCTGGAGCAACAGGCGCGGCGTCAGATGGATTTCGACAGACGTGGAAAAAAAGGGAGTGGAAAAGACGATCAAAGACAAACATCCTTGTCTTTCTCTTCTTCTACTATCTCGATCTCACCTGACTTGATACAAAAAACAGTGGAGGAGCTGTTTGAATATTACTGCAACACGTTCACGCGCGATCCCCGATACAAGCTCACGGAATCCAGGCGAATGGCGTGTGCGCACCGGTTGATGGAATTGGCCGAGGAGAACGGCGGCGACTTCGATGTCGCCAAGCAGGCGGGTATGCAAGCGATTGGCAACCTCAGCCGGAGTGAATTTCATGTGGCGCACGGCTACTGTGATTGGCTCGACCACATTTTCAAATCGCCTGAGGTATTCCAAAAGCGCCTCGACATGAGGTCTTCCCCGGTGGTTCTCCAACCTGGCACCCGGGCAGGCTTCTTCGCAGATCCAGAATTCGGCAAGAATGAAGACTTGGACCGGTGGCTTTCCAGCGGCGTGCAGGACACGCAAGTACTGAAGCGAGCTCAAAGTGAAAGAGATCCCATCCCACCTGAACGCCACCGAGTCATAAACGGGTAAACCGGTTTCTAATCCGCGCTTCTCTGCGTTAGTCAACGGCTAGAATGGTTCTCGTGCTCCCCGTGCAGCTTGAATTCCGCCCTGAGCGCGATGGCGACCTCTTCGCCACCGTGCCCGCCGCGCCCGCGGTTTTCCTGCTGCGCGGAGGCGATCCGCAATCCAAGCCTTACGTCAGCAAGACTGCCAATCTTCGCCGTCGTCTCATTCGCCTGCTCGGCCCAAGCGAAGAGCGCACCCGCAAGCTCAACTTGCGCGATCGCGTCGCATCCATCGAATACGCGCCCACCGGCTCGGACTTTGAATCCAGCTTCGTTCTCTACCAAACCCTGCGCGAAGTTTTTCCCCAAACGTATCCGGACCGGCTGCGTCTGCGTCCGGCGCCGCTGGCCCGATTTCGCTTGGAGAACCGCTATCCGCGCGTCTCCATCACTACCCACTTGGGCAGCGGCAAGAGCGTTTACTACGGCCCCTTCCCCTCGCGCGCGGCGGCCGAGAAGTTCGCCACCGACGCGCTCGACTATTTCAAGATCCGCCGCTGCGTGGAGGAACTGAATCCCGATCCCGCGTTTCCCGGCTGCGTCTACTCAGAAATGAAGATGTGCCTGGCACCCTGCTTCAAGGGCTGCACCGACGAACAGTACGCCGCCGAAGTCGCGCGCGTCGAGACCTTCTTCGACTCGCGCGGCCAGTCGCTGATTCGCGAAATCTGTGCCGCCCGCGACAAGGCCTCCACCGACCTTGAATTCGAAACCGCGGCCGCTCTGCACGGCCAACTCGATAAGCTGAAACCTGTGGTCGCGCAATTGCCCGAAATCGTGCACCGCCTCGCCGGCCTCGCCGGCCTCTTGATTCAGCCGTCTGCGCAGCCCGATTCGGTGACCTTCTTCCGCCTTCAAGCCGGCTGCCTGTCCGACCCGATCGCCTTCCTTCTCAAGGTGGAGACTGAGTCTGCGTCCGGCCCGCGCAAGCCGCACTCCATGGAATCCCGCGTCACCGAAACGCTCGCCGCTGCGCCCGCTGCAGCTTGCTCGCGCCATGAAACCGTGGAGCACATGGCGATCCTCAAGCGTTGGTACTACCGCTCATCGAAAGTCGGGGAAATTTTTTTCGCCGAGGACAATGGCGAGCTTCCCATGCGCCGCATCGTGCGCGGCATCTCGCGCGTCTTTCGCGGCGAAAAACCCGCCGCCGACCTCAGCGAAACCGCGCGCAACTACTGGATCAACCGCGGGAGAGAAGCGGAATTGGGAAAAGACTAACCGCGGATTCACAATGATCAAGAACGTCAATCGCTGTTTCATTCTGACTTCTTAATTCTTAATTTCTTCGATCCGCGTTCATCTGCGTAAATCTGCGGCCAATTCCTTAATTGGGTGCTTGCGAAACACCACCCGCACCCCCTCTCTCCAGCGCTCATCCACCGCGACCAACTGCCACTCGATCGCCGGCGAAAGATACCGCAACAGCGTATCGGTCGCGGGATGCACGTGCAACGCGGGCGCAACCAGCAGCAGCAGCGGCGGCTCCGCCGAGAGCTCGCGTCCGGGAAAGTATCCGAACTTAGTAAACTCGCCGCGCTGCTGGTGCCAGCACACCCGCGCCCAGTAGTCCAGCCCTTGCAGCGGCAGGTGGATGTCCTCGTCGGCCTTTAACTCAATCACCGCCAGTCTGCGCTCCCGCGTCGCCGCCAGCACGTCAATCATGGCGCGGTCGGAGGCGGAAAACGCCGGCACCTGCGAGTACACGCAGGCCGCGTCCAGCCGCGCGTCAATCGCCGTAACATCGTGCAGGACCAGCGACTCCAGCCAGCGCTCCGGACACGCGCGCCGCAGCGGATGCAGCGGGTCGCTGTGCGCCTGCCGCGCCGCCCTGACCACCTCCACGAACGCGGCAAATTGCTCCGCGTTGTCGTCCGTTACCACGGTCTCGCTGGCGCCCGCGCCGAACACCAGCTCCTCGGATGCGCGAAACGATGCCTCGTTCATCGCCATGCGCGCCCGCGCGAACTCCAGGCCGTGCAGGCGCAACGCGATCTCGCCCGGCGAGACTATGGCAATGTCCGCCTGCGGTACAAGTGACAGCACACGCGCTATGGACGTTTGGAAGCGCGCGCGCGCGGCAGCTTCATCGGCGCAGCGCACCAGCCGCGTCTCGATGTTGCCCGCATCGCTGCAATCAATCTCCCGCATTTCGCCGCTGGGCTCGTGCACTTCCAACAGCCGCCACTTACAAGCGCCGCGCGCCAGGTGCGCCATGCGCGCCCGCACCACGGCCGAGGTCCCCGCGGGCACGAACAACGCCAGGCTCTCGACAAAATTCTTGCCGCAGCGCTCGCGCAAATTATCCAGCCACAATAGGCCGAATGTCAGCGAGCCATCAATGGACGCCTGCAACTCTTCCGCGTTCACGCCCAGCACCGCCGTCCACGCGTTGCCACGCCGCAGCACGCCGCGCGCGTACACCGGACCGAAGGAGTGCTCCAGGTCCGTGGAGGAAGTGAGCCGGCCGAGCTTGTGGGTGGGGAACTCGCGTTCGACCAGCCGCGTCAGCAGCGACCGGTACTGCGCGCGCGCCGTATTCTTGGCCGACACACTGCGCCGATCGCGGCTGCGGCAAATTTCCAGCTTCGTGGGGCGCGTCTGTCCGAAGCGCAGCACGGTTAACTGCAGCGAGTCCTTCCCGCTCTCCACTTCCAAAACCCGCCGAACGACATTCCTCTCGTGCGACCACAAGTGCAGCAGGCATTTCCCATGTTGCTCGGAGATCGAATACCGCGCCTCGCGCAGGTCGAACGCCACCGCGCCGTCTTCCAGCACGACAGCCTCGGTCGAGCCGCCGAGAAATTCCTGCAACTCGCGCGTTAGCAGTTCGAGGTTCATGCGAGCTGCTCATTGTTCCACCGCGGAGGCACCGTGACACGGAGAAAATCTGCACTCTCCAATCGACCGCATTTCGCAAGATTAGGAGCCGACTCGGGCCGTGCCGGTCACCTACAACCCATTTACAATGACTTGGGGTCGATGCGAGCGCCTGTCGCATCCAATCACTGTTATGCACAACGGCAATTATTTCTTCGATCGTTATGGGTTGTCCGAAGCCGACTTGCAGCGCTACCTAGCGGCGGCGCTGTCGGCGGGCGGCGACTACGCTGACCTCTACTTCGAGTACCTGACCACGACCTCCATCATGGTGGATGAATCCATGGTGAAGTCGGCGACGCAGGGCATCTCCGCCGGGTGCGGGGTACGCGTGCTCAGCGGCGAGCGCACCGGCTACGCCTACACCGACGACCTCGCGCCGGAGAGAATCCTGCGCGCCGCGCGCACCGCCGCGCTCATCGCCCGCGGTCCCGCGAAGCAGCCCGAAGTCAGCCTCCAGGAAAACCGCGGGCGCAATCTGTATCCGGTAGCGCTTCCCTCGGTCAGCTCCGACGTGCGCGAGAAGCTAATTCTGGTCATGCGGGCCGACCGTGCCGCGCGCGCCTACGATCCGCGCATCAAGGAAGTCCGCGCCAGCTACGCCGACGAGTTGCGTCGCATCCTCGTCGTCGGCTCCGACGGCACGCTTGCCGAAGACTCGCAGCCGTTGGCGCGCATGAGCGTGCTCTGCCTCGGCCGCAATAACGGGCAATCGTCGAAAGGCACGTCGGGCGGCGGCGGGCGCGTATCGCTGGAATTCTTTCGCAGCGAGAAGACTCCGGAACACTTCGCCGAGGAGGCTGCGCGCCAGGCCATCATCCAGCTCGATGCGCGCGAAGCGCCTGCGGGCGAGATGGAAGTGGTGCTCGGACCGGGATGGCCCGGAATCCTGCTGCACGAAGCCATCGGCCACGGCCTGGAAGCCGACTTCAACCGCAAAGGCACGTCGGCGTTCACCGGGCGGTTGGGCACGCGCGTGGCCAGCGAGAAGTGCACCGTGGTGGACAACGGCACTGTCCCCAATCGCCGCGGCTCGCTCAACGTGGACGACGAGGGCAATACCACGCAAGAAACGGTGCTGATCGAGAAGGGCATTCTCAAGGGCTACCTGAGCGACAAGCTCTCGGCGCGTCTGATGGGCATCGCCAATACCGGCAATGGCCGCCGCGAAAGCTACGAGCACATTCCCATGCCGCGCATGACCAATACCTACATGCTCAGCGGCACCGATTCTCCAGAAGACATCATCCGCTCCGTCCAGCGCGGCGTGTTTGCCGCCAACTTCGGCGGCGGGCAGGTGGACATCACCAACGGCAAGTTCGTCTTCTCCGCCTCGGAGGCGTACCTGATCGAGGACGGCCACGTTACCGCGCCCCTGAAAAACTGCACCCTCATTGGCAACGGGCCTGACGTGCTCACGCGGGTGTCCATGGTGGGCAACGACCTCAAACTTGACGAAGGCGTCGGCACCTGCGGCAAGGACGGTCAGTCGGTCCCGGTCGGCGTCGGCATTCCGACCCTGAAGGTGGATCGCATCACCGTCGGCGGGACGGGACAGTAGATGAGAAGTGGAACGCAGGTTTTGCGCACGTTGCTCCTTGCTGGAAGCCTCTTCGTAGCTAGCCTTGCAGCCCATTCTCAGGTCGCTCCCGCGGGCGACATCACCGGGAAATTGGAACTGGCTGAGATTCCTCCAGGTGCTGTTCCGACCCCAGTGGAAATGCTGCCTGTCACGATTCGTTCACTGGCCACTATGCAATCAATCACCGCAGATCCCGACAAGACTGGCAAATTCGTCCTCAAAAACGTTCCTGCAGGGCAGTATTCGTTGTCATTGCCGTTTCCGGGGCTGATCCGAATTTTTGCAATGGGAAACAAGGCGCTGAATCCCGATCGCTTTGGCTTGGAGCCGGACGACACCGCTCCCCTGCAGATAGTCGTTAGTCTTAGGGAATCGACTGCAGTTGTCGATGTACATGGAATACCGACTAACGCCGGCAAGGTCGATGGACTGCTATTTCCCGACGACCCCTACATCACACCTCGGTATTCAGGACGGTCCCTTCCGGTGTTAAACGGGCGCAACGAATTTAGGGGCCTCTCTCCCGGCAAGTACCGCGTCTTTATCTACGATCACGACTATTGGCGGGTTGTCGTATCTCCCCCCATGCTTAACGCATTGCGAGAGCGTGCAGCTATTGTCGAATTGCCAGAGCAGGGCCAAGCCAGTGTTGAGGCAAACTACATAGATACAGGAACAATCCTGGAAGCCTTTCGACACTGCACGAAAACGGAAGCGGCCTTTGACTGTCCGCCGGCGTCATATCTGCCAGAGTTCGGTAGTAAAGCGGCAGATAACCCAACCAGCAAATCACCCAATTGAGAGAGATGGACCTAAAAGAAATCGCTGTCGATGTCGTGAACCGCGCCATGCGCGGCGGCGCGAGTGCCGCCGAAGCCGTGGTGCGCGAGGGCAACGAATTCTCCACCGTGGTCCGGCTCGGGCAGGTGGAGACGCTGAAAGAATCGGGCTCGAAGGCGATCGGGGTGCGCGTGTTTCGCGGGCAGCGCGCGGCTTCCACCTACAGCAGCGATCTTTCGCCGGAAGGCCTGGACCAGATGGTGTCGTCGGCGCTGGCGCTGGCGGAGGTCACGTCAGAGGATCCGCACGCGGGCTTGCCGGAGCCTTCGCAGCTCGGCTCCATCGGTGGCGATCTCGATCTTTACTTCGACGACGTGTACTCGCTCTCCGGCGAGCAGCGCATTGACTACGCGCGGCGCGCAGAGAAAGCGGCGCTCGCGGTTGATCAGCGGATCAACAACTCCGAAGGCGGCTCGTTCGACGCCGCCGATGGACAAAAAGTGCTGGCTAATTCGCACGGCTTTGTCGGCGGGTACCGCAACTCCTACTGCTCGGTTTCCGCCGTGCCTATCGCGCAGGAAGGCGGCTCGATGCAGCGTGACTACTGGTACTCGGTGGCGCGCACGCTGAAGAAGCTGGACGATCCCGAGCAGGTGGGCCGCATCGCCGCGCAACGCACGCTGCGCAGGCTGGGCGCGCGCAAGGTCAAGACCGCGAAAGTTCCGGTCATCCTCGACCCGCTGATGGCGCGTTCGCTGATGGAGCACATCTTCGAGGCGGTCAACGGCGACTCCATCTACCGCGGCGCGTCGTTCCTGGCGGGCAAGCTGGGCGAGCGCGTCGCCGGCACCAACGTCACCGTCATTGACGACGGTACGCTGCGCGGCGGCTTCGGCACCAGCCCCTTCGACAGCGAAGGCGTGCCCACGCGGCACACCGTGGTGATCGAGAACGGCGTGCTCAAGTCCTACCTGCTGAACACCTATACCGCGAAAAAACTCGGCCTCCAAACCACCGGCAATGCGGCGCGCGGCCTGGCGGGAAATCCTTCTATTGGAATCGGCAACTTCTTCCTGCAACCGGGAACCAAGAAACCGGAGGAGATCATCGCGGGAGTGGCGGAGGGCCTGTACGTCACCGAGTTTCTCGGCTTCGGCGTGAACCTGGTCACCGGCGACTTCTCGCGCGGCGCATCCGGGTTGTGGATCGCGGGCGGCGAGCTGGCGTATCCGGTCGAGGAGATCACGGTGGCCGGAAACCTACAAGACATGCTGCTCAACATCGCCGAAATCGGCAGCGACCTGGAGTTCCGCGGCGCCGTGGCGGCTCCCACGCTGCGGCTCGATGGGCTGACGGTCGCGGGCGAATGAGTTGACGCATCGGTAAACCTTGGACGGTATACCACCCCCTCCCCGGGCCTCTAATAGAACCAGCAACTTGCGCACGGTATACAGGTCGCGGCTTTGCGGCACGACTGAAAGTCGTGCCCTGACACGAGCCCAGCCCTGACACGGAGAGTCGTGCCCTGACGAGCCAGACACGAGCCAGTCGTGCCCTGACACGAGCCAGTCGTGCCCTGACACAAGCGCGTTTATCTGAATTCTGACACGGAGCCGGAGTCCCGTGTCAGGGCATGTCTTTCAGTCGTGCCGCAAAGTCACGTTTACAGAATCTGGGCTTCAGCCCCTGCGGGCCTGCCTGCAGCAGAGCAGAAGGGCAGTTTGCTTTTGCGGCGCGCGCAAGCGACAATCCTTCGCGTATGAGCACAGGAGACGTGTTCTCGCCGCGCCAGGAAGAGAAACGACGCTGGATGCCGCTGGCGCTTGGCGCGATGGTGGTCGTGGTCGTCGTGGCGGTGATGCTGATCATCGGACGGCCGGCGAAGCAGCCCGCGGCAGTGGCGATTGACCCCTACGCGGAGTTCCTGCGCCTCTCCGACCCGAAGCTGAGTGCGGCAACCAATTTTGTCGGCGCCAGTGTCAGCTACCTCGACGGCAAGATTGCCAACCTCGGCAGCAAGACGGTGGCGGGCGCAACCGTCGAGGCCATCTTTCGCAACTCCATGGGACAGGTGGTGCAGCGCGAGACGCTGCCGCTGATGCTCTACCACACCGGCCTGGCGGGCTTTCCCGATGTCGCCCCACTCAGCGCCGCCCCGCTCACACCCAATCAGACGCGCGATTTCCGGCTGACCTTCGAGCACATCTCGGCGGATTGGGACCAGGGATACCCGGAGCTGAGGTTTGTGCGGATCACAACCCAATGAAGAATTAGGAATGCCGGCAGCGCCGCGCGATGTCACTGCGCCGCAATTCTTCATTCTCAGTCCTTCATTCTGAATTCCCCGTGCCTCCGCGGTGAATCGCTTCGGTGGGAGATTGGACCGACGCGGGTGGGGCCAGGGCGGGCAGGGGATTCGGCGCGCAGGGGAAGGAAGCGTTTTTCAAATTCGCGCAGCCAGGCTTCCAGGTCGGCGAGAGCGCGTTCGCACTGCCGGCGATGGCGTAGAGCGCGGTCCCGAATCCTCTTCTCACCATTCAGCGGCGGCAATAAATCAAATGTGATGTTGGCGGGCTGGAAATCGCGCGCGTCGCTCTGCGTGATGTAGTGGACCAGCGATCCGAAGGCGGTGGCGCGCGGAGCGGGCAGCGATTGGGCGTCGCGCACCAGGGCGGCGGCGTGCAGCCCCGCGAGCAGCCCGGTGGCGATGGATTCGACATAGCCTTCCACGCCTGCAATTTGCCCCGCGAACAGCACGCGTGGGTGCGCTTTCATCTGCAGCGTGGGTGTGAGCAGTGCAGGCGCATTGATGTAGGTATTGCGATGGATCTGGCCGTAGCGCAGGAAGCGGGCCTTTTCCAGGCCGGGGATGAGGCGGAAGACCAGTTCCTGCTCGGGGAAGCGCAGGTGATTCTGGAAGCCGACGATGTTGTAGGAGTCGGCGCGCAGGTTCTCCTGACGCAACTGCACCACGGCGAAGGGGCGCTGCCCGGTGCGCGGGTCCACCAGGCCGACGGGCTTCATCGGTCCGAAGCGCAGGGTATCGCGGCCGCGGCGCGCGATTTCCTCGATCGGCAAACAGCTCTCGAAATAATTCAGATTCTCCCAGTCGTGGCCTTCGACGGATTGCGCGGCGAGGAGGGCGTCGTAGAAGCGGTCGTACTCCTCGTGCGACATCGGGCAGTTGATGTAGTCGGCGGAGCCCTTGCCGTAGCGCGCTGCCAGGTAGACGCGCGAGCGGTCGATGGATTCGGCGTCCACGATCGGGCTGATGGAGTCGTAGAAGAACAGGTGTGGCACACCCGCCCCCGCGTGTGCGCTCAGGCGCGCGATGTCGTTCGCTAACGAATCCGAGGTCAGGGGCCCGGTGGCGATGATGGCGATACCGGAGTCTTCGTCAATCTGCGTTACCTCCTCGCGAATGACTGTGATGTGCGGGTGGTGGGAGACGGCCTCGGTGACCTGGGCAGCGAACATGGCGCGGTCTACGGCGAGGGCGTGCCCGGCCGGGACGGCGGTCTGGCGCGCGATCTCCAGCAACAGCGAGTCGGCGCGGCGCATTTCTTCCTTAAGCAGCCAGGGAGCGGTGAATTCCGACATCGACTTGAGCGAGTTGGAACAGACCAACTCCGCGAAATCGGCGGTCCGATGCGCGGGCGTGGTCCGTCGCGGGCGCATTTCGTAAAGCTCGACCGGGATGCCGCGGCGGGCACACTGCCAGGCGGCCTCGCATCCAGCCAGACCCGCGCCGATGATTTTGACTGTCTGCTCGGGCATAACCAAGCTCAACCACGAAGGGCACGAAGGTTCACGAAGTAACCGCGTTGCCTTGGTGATCCTTCGTGTCCTTTGTGCTCAGGTCTGTTTTCGCAAGTTTCTCCAGCGCTTCGCCTGCCACGCGCATGGTGAGCCACTCGGTCATCCTTTGCGCACCGAGAGCTTCGTAGAATTCAATCGAGGGTTGGTTCCAGTCAAGCACCTGCCACTGAAAACGGCCGCAGTTCTCGCTCACCGCGATTTTTGCCAGATGCACCAGCAGCGCCTTGCCGATACCTCGGCCGCGAAACGCCGGCCGCACGAACAAATCTTCCAGATACAGCCCCGGACGTCCCTGCCAGGTGGAGTAGTTGAAGAAGAAGAGGGCGAATCCGGCGGGCTGGCGGCGCCATTCGGCGATGAGGACGCGGAATTTCG is a genomic window of Terriglobia bacterium containing:
- a CDS encoding ATP-binding protein encodes the protein MDTTKLCPVCADTGWKAIGAGRDRRVTRCDCRRQERNQNLLQQARIPKRYEHCELSNFVAHNPLLARAKKVAEKFVESYPVEKMGLLLIGPIGVGKTHLAAGIARELILTKGIQCVFCDYRVLLKQIQDTYGPQSQQSELQVLQPLLDTEVLVLDELGALTPTEWVQETVTRIINARYSDAKTTIVTTNFADAPPAKSPIEAHPDQSRAKQANVEETLGDRVGERVRSRLHEMCLSVPMNGDDYRPRKGKP
- a CDS encoding DUF2393 domain-containing protein; the protein is MSTGDVFSPRQEEKRRWMPLALGAMVVVVVVAVMLIIGRPAKQPAAVAIDPYAEFLRLSDPKLSAATNFVGASVSYLDGKIANLGSKTVAGATVEAIFRNSMGQVVQRETLPLMLYHTGLAGFPDVAPLSAAPLTPNQTRDFRLTFEHISADWDQGYPELRFVRITTQ
- the tldD gene encoding metalloprotease TldD, whose product is MHNGNYFFDRYGLSEADLQRYLAAALSAGGDYADLYFEYLTTTSIMVDESMVKSATQGISAGCGVRVLSGERTGYAYTDDLAPERILRAARTAALIARGPAKQPEVSLQENRGRNLYPVALPSVSSDVREKLILVMRADRAARAYDPRIKEVRASYADELRRILVVGSDGTLAEDSQPLARMSVLCLGRNNGQSSKGTSGGGGRVSLEFFRSEKTPEHFAEEAARQAIIQLDAREAPAGEMEVVLGPGWPGILLHEAIGHGLEADFNRKGTSAFTGRLGTRVASEKCTVVDNGTVPNRRGSLNVDDEGNTTQETVLIEKGILKGYLSDKLSARLMGIANTGNGRRESYEHIPMPRMTNTYMLSGTDSPEDIIRSVQRGVFAANFGGGQVDITNGKFVFSASEAYLIEDGHVTAPLKNCTLIGNGPDVLTRVSMVGNDLKLDEGVGTCGKDGQSVPVGVGIPTLKVDRITVGGTGQ
- the trmFO gene encoding methylenetetrahydrofolate--tRNA-(uracil(54)-C(5))-methyltransferase (FADH(2)-oxidizing) TrmFO translates to MPEQTVKIIGAGLAGCEAAWQCARRGIPVELYEMRPRRTTPAHRTADFAELVCSNSLKSMSEFTAPWLLKEEMRRADSLLLEIARQTAVPAGHALAVDRAMFAAQVTEAVSHHPHITVIREEVTQIDEDSGIAIIATGPLTSDSLANDIARLSAHAGAGVPHLFFYDSISPIVDAESIDRSRVYLAARYGKGSADYINCPMSHEEYDRFYDALLAAQSVEGHDWENLNYFESCLPIEEIARRGRDTLRFGPMKPVGLVDPRTGQRPFAVVQLRQENLRADSYNIVGFQNHLRFPEQELVFRLIPGLEKARFLRYGQIHRNTYINAPALLTPTLQMKAHPRVLFAGQIAGVEGYVESIATGLLAGLHAAALVRDAQSLPAPRATAFGSLVHYITQSDARDFQPANITFDLLPPLNGEKRIRDRALRHRRQCERALADLEAWLREFEKRFLPLRAESPARPGPTRVGPISHRSDSPRRHGEFRMKD
- a CDS encoding TldD/PmbA family protein, translating into MDLKEIAVDVVNRAMRGGASAAEAVVREGNEFSTVVRLGQVETLKESGSKAIGVRVFRGQRAASTYSSDLSPEGLDQMVSSALALAEVTSEDPHAGLPEPSQLGSIGGDLDLYFDDVYSLSGEQRIDYARRAEKAALAVDQRINNSEGGSFDAADGQKVLANSHGFVGGYRNSYCSVSAVPIAQEGGSMQRDYWYSVARTLKKLDDPEQVGRIAAQRTLRRLGARKVKTAKVPVILDPLMARSLMEHIFEAVNGDSIYRGASFLAGKLGERVAGTNVTVIDDGTLRGGFGTSPFDSEGVPTRHTVVIENGVLKSYLLNTYTAKKLGLQTTGNAARGLAGNPSIGIGNFFLQPGTKKPEEIIAGVAEGLYVTEFLGFGVNLVTGDFSRGASGLWIAGGELAYPVEEITVAGNLQDMLLNIAEIGSDLEFRGAVAAPTLRLDGLTVAGE
- a CDS encoding GNAT family N-acetyltransferase — protein: MLCIRPATPEDIPLVLEFIRELAAYERAPEQAIARPEDLLRDGWGPAPKFRVLIAEWRRQPAGFALFFFNYSTWQGRPGLYLEDLFVRPAFRGRGIGKALLVHLAKIAVSENCGRFQWQVLDWNQPSIEFYEALGAQRMTEWLTMRVAGEALEKLAKTDLSTKDTKDHQGNAVTS